The sequence CACTTTGTATCTGCCCACATCTCGAACCAGCTGAATATGATCGAATATCGTGTAAAATCTCCTGGATTTCCCCAACCTCTGGGCAATCAATTTCAGATGCGTGTGTGGCTGCCATGTGGCGATGACATTGTCATGTGCCAAACAGGAAGCCAAAACACCTTTGCCTAGATGTCAACGCCCGTACATTATCATCGAGTACCTACATTCAAATGTAATTCGCATCTGATTCGACTTTGTACATTTTTCAACTGCTGCTGGCGGAGACATCCGCGACGGGAAATGTGCCGACAATTGTTTTGCAAGCGGGCGCAACTCCTGTGCCAAGTACTACAAATTCGGCAATCCGCCGGTTATCCTGTTGGTTGCAAAACATCTGTCGGATGTCATCGGAAGTTGTATCTGACGGCACGCCCCAAACAAATTTTGTTCGGGAGTTCGGAACTCACAATTTTAGAGGCGTTGTCTGGGATTGAGTTGAAGTGTGGGCCTCGTCGCCCTCTTTCACATTTTCAACGCAAGCTGCTCGGGAATATTTCACGGCATTAGGGCGTGTGTCTCGGCAGAAGTTACGGATATTATTCATAATTTTCCAAAATGCCATTGTGACATATGCCATCGGGGGAAGGAGCGGAGTTAGGGGTCCAAGGTGAGGGTTGTCTTTCAGCGGAAATCAGTTTTCAATTGCCCATAAAGACTAAGATCTGTTTTGACTATCATAGGTAGGTATATTACATTTAATACAACTCCTATAAAATTGTTCATTCCGTATTCCTTCAATTCAAATAAGAAGTTTTAATATACCATATTAAAccataaaaatgtatgtgtaaCATTTactaaaacaaaaatcaaagCAGCCAACAGTTCCTGTGGGTTTTCCTTGATAATGACGTGATAATTGCTTCTGTCTGATAAATCAGAGAGCGTCGTCCCATTTCGGAAGCCTTGCAACTGACACATTCCACGCCAATGAGCAAATACTGAGACACAGTTTATATTCGTGGCAAAGTTCAAAGGACACCTGCGGAGCGGTTTTAATTGCATCGCACAACACCAAAAGTGACAAGGAATCTTTTGGGTGTCGAGGACCTCCTGGCGCTAGGAAACAAAGTAATTACAAGGCCCAGTACAGACAGAAGCCGAAAGAGATGGGTTGATTGGGTGGAAAAAAAGAGAGTTCAGGATTCAACTTGATGAGGtacacgaaaaaaaatatacaaaccCTTTTTATTAGTTTCAGTTTTGATTGATTCTtaagtatttatatatttttttttaggaatatTTTGGACAAGAAATATTAGGTAGATGTAGCTTGTCGTTACAGACCTCTTAAATGAACGtaggaaaatattttattttgatgttGAGATATATCATTAAAACAAAAGTATCTCAAGAAGCATTATAGAAATATTCATACAATAAAATCGaatgtttttaaaacttgtacacacatttttttttggtgtaaAGCACATTGACAGCTGCCTCcccgaaaaggaaaacccgAAAACGCCACAACATTCATTCTTTGGCGCAGGGATGAGATTTGCGGAGAGTGCGAGAATTCTATTAGCACCGTCAAGGAAATCGCTTTTCCTAATAGCCATGTGCCACGTGTCCTGCGAAGCTCGAGTCCCCTGCTCAGTCGTGTGTCACGACCGAAGGACAACCGCAGCATCCTTCTCACTCCCGCTTCAAACTGAATACCATATTTTCCCATTTCGGGCAAACAATACaattgaaaaattataaaaatttcGCACTTTCCAATTTCCCAAATACAGTTGAACGAATCCTCGTAACGAAAACCGGACGTCGTCCTTTTGCGGCTGCACTGGGAGATACACTTGTTCTCGGAAAAGGACACGCGTCACAAGGAAAAGTGCGGGGGAAATCAAATGGGAAAAGGGGATGGCCAGACATCATCAATATTGCAAGGATCGCTCGGCAGATTGAGGCTGTCAAATAAGCGTAGCTAATGCGTATTAAGTGCACTCCGTCCGGATTCATCGAGGGTTGTCCGTAGCCCAATCCAGAAGTTGGCCTAATCACGCTAATAGCCGACATTCATGCAAATGCTGCAGACAATAAAATATGCGTTGGGTATCAGTCAAGTTGGGTAAAGTCAAGTAGCAAGGTCAAATGGCAAGGGATATTGATAGGGTGATTGGAAATGGGGTTAACACCATGGtgcttaaaaatattacataATAGTGTGAGCTTAAAACAGTATTACatttaaaagtaatattttttctaaccaTATTTTGATACATATTATTTTTAGCAACGCTATATTTGAATAAATGTTTATTGCCATTGTTCTACCCCCtccttaaataaaaatgtctTCGTTTTTTGCGCATCTCATTTCtaatataatttgttttaccAATTGGAGTAAtatttgtttcattttttgtatcaCATAGGAATACCTAAGTCTATAAAAAGGCTTACAAAACTAAACGAACCCTGCTATATTAAAGCgaaataacaacaacaatcgACTCCCCCGATCCCCATTTTACTGGGGACACATTTCAATAGGCATTATCCCTCCGACTTAGGAGAAATGCATGCCATTGAACTGCTGGCGATCGTTATTCACCATGTTGTTGTACTTCCACTTTTCGGCACTCGAGGCTTGACTGCTCCAAGATCCTGACCCTGATCCTGATCCTGATCCCGAGCCACTAGTAGTCTTGGAGTGGCTTTGACTCTTCGAGGACTGGTTGTCCTTGGTGTTGCTGCTCAAGCACTTGTCGGTACGTTCGGTGTAGACCATTTTGTCTCTAGACTTTCCTTGggtttatttttgaataaGTGAAATTTTCTGCCGATTACACAAAGCTGCGCTTTCAATGCGTTTGTAGAGAGGTCAAGGTTCACGGTACAGTTTGCAAAAGGGTGAGTACTTTAAGTTCCTTGTTGTTAGCCGAGTTTCCTGTTCGAGATCCTTTTTTCGATGCCAAGTTTTTTCCCAATCTGtcgaaaaataatataaatgtttagaTAGGTATATTGAGTTTTTTCCGAATGATATGACAACAGGATCTTTTTAACATGTAAAAATGGTTTAGGCAAAcccttttttgtattaaatgtTACCCACCTTGCTTGtttcaataatttttgtttggaATCCGTGTGGCTAATTTTTGGCATTGACACAAAACTTTTGCAAATTGCACATTGGATTGGAAGGAAAGGAAATTTTACAGCTCGCGCTCCGGACAGTTCAGCACCGATCTGCTCTGCTCTGGACTTTCTACTGGCAATCCAGCGACATCGACAACTGTTTTAAATACGCCGTTTCGATCCAATCCGTTTCTATAcgatccgatccgatccgTCGATCCGAGTGCAACGTCTGGTGGAGGTACTGCGTCACCGTTCTACGAGCAAGTAACGTTAGTATCAGATCACCAGCTGCAGGCACTTCCAAGTCGCCAGAAAACCTCCCTCGCACGGCCCCCGCCCATCTCAACCCCCCTGGTGACCTCAAACTCAGTCTCAGACTGAGGCGAACCCGTTCCAGCGGACGGCAATGCAAATTAGAGCTATCGAGCAACTGGTTTTATCAGCGAAACCTTTGCAAATAACGCCATCAAGTGGCAAGGAGAGTCGACTATCATATaccttttaaaaatgtagttttttaacatatttttttttaattttttacgaATTATAAAGTGAATAATCGGGTTTATCTTATCATATACCGACTTAACTTATATAACAATCGTTATCCGATGTGACAAAAGCTGAGAGAGAAAATACTTGCCTCTTTCTTGATAATCTGAAAACAGTATCAATATCTGTATGCCTGTTTTGgaataattatatttcttagGTAGGTTAGGATTCTTATAAATATAATCAATATATTTCATAAAAACGACATGCTCCGAATATATTTCTTTAGTTACAAAATTCTACAGCTTCATTTCTACCATACCATTTTTTATATAGTGCTGTACAAAACCAATCTTTGCGTTTGAAGGGTATTATAAGCACCCCAACGAAACCTGCTGCGTATCACGTAGTCTTTTCCTTTGTCTTCTCCAAAACATGATCGTTATGATTCGTATAACGTTTAGAGTTGCCGGCCGGCGGTTTTTTGACACGTCACCCAAAATTCCCCCGAATAGGACATTTTCGTCAATCTGAGATATTCTAAAACCCTGGTAGTAGCATACTCAACCGATACATGCAATAGCTGCCCATAGAAATCTTAATAATTGCGAACATCACCTGATCCCTATTGATATAGCGAATTATGCATAAACCGATAGCTGATGAAAAGTCTTGGTTAAATTGCATCAGCCAATTCGATCAAGAAAACAACTTGAAAGCCTGTTGCTGGTTTATTGTAGATATATAAAACTGTTGTTTATAGATATATAGCTAACCGATCTGAATTATGATAAAAACAGAAATATAAGGAAggtgtttttaaaaattttagaaatggtattgaaaaatatgtagattaacttaaaaaaattatttcgtATTACGtgttattaaatttaagactACTTTAATGAGTACAATGATATTTGGGATTCTCCAAATTAACTAATATATttatgaaacatttttaaaatctagTTAGACTTGCTAGTAAACAGTAAACATccacaaaaacaattttatagGTTTAATGACATTCAGGACCCCTTCAATACGCCATGCCCTTCTTCCAAAAACTCGTTTCAACAGTtctgaaaaattaaattaaattttttacttTGAACGTCTAAGCCACTGTCTTAAATGTCAAAATCTGCATTTGACTTTTGTATTATATATCCATTTTATATGTCTGCCAAATATTAAGCATATACTGCATTATGCAAATGTGCCAGACACATGgttcaataattaaaaaacgaGAGCCAGACAGCGAACAAAGAAAGTAAATAAACGTATGTATTTTTTCGAGACAGGttgaattaaataaaaattcctTACCGAAAATCTATATAAAGTACGTATTGTTTAATTTTGAACACTTGGCTAAATGTCTTCGAGAACCATGTTTCACAGATCCTTGGGGGAACCACCTGAACCTTTTCGATCCACAGAACTCCCcagaataatttttttatttgtttggtGTTTGGGCTTGTTTACTCTTTCGCAGAGATGTTTACCGTTTTGGACCGTCAATGGAATAGCAAATGTGCCATGCGGTCCTCCATTGACGTACAACTCGGTGGCGTAAACAAGAAATTTGGCACAAGCCTCTGATTTTGCATCAGAGGCGCCGAAAAACTAGTTTAACTTGAGCACGCGCCCAGCGCGTGATGAGATCATCTAAATCTGGGGGACCTTTCTGATATATAAGCACCGCCTTCGGTTCGAAATCCAACAGACTAAAGTTCGAAGGCCTAGCAGTCGATACCAAATCAGcgatttttcaaaaatattttccccAACGTGCATAAACAAATGTGTCAATGAAGACACCGGACACCAAAGCCAAGTTGCTGAACAATATTAGGTGAGGAGGGTGAAATTTTAGGAAAACTTTCACaaagaatataattttttacatgctgaaatacaaaaaaaaattaaaaattgctGGAAATGCTGAAGAATCTTTATTTACTCATATCCTTTATCATAAACTAATGTTTCCCTACTTTTATATTTGCAGTCTATCTAAACATCTGTCTTCCAAGAAAGGCGGCTCTCGCACTAGTAACTGCGGCAATTGTCTGGAATTTTCCGTGCTAACGCGTCTCTCCAGTGTGCCCTGAATCCCCCAGATCACCCAAGCTCACCTAAGCTCCTGTTGAAACTCGAAACAAATCCTTGAAAATGGTTCACCAAACTCGCACACCCAGCAAGGCCATACCCGCCAAGCACCTGAGTCCCATGAGGACTGTGGAGGGTCTGGGCGGAAAGTATGCCGTATCCAGCAGTCCAGCGGATAGTTTCCTGCGGAGTTCGAGGCTGACGGTTCAGAGCAACTACCAACAGTCGGCGGCCTTCAAATACAACCAGATGGTCACCAACAATCGGGAGCAGTTCAATAACCTGCACTTCTGCTAGGAAACGGTTGGGGGTTCGATACCCACCGCCACTGGAGAGACCGTACTGAAGGAGAGAAATGCCACTATGATGGCGATTATTTGTCACATTACATAAATGCAATAAATTCATTTATAAAATTTCCACAAATTAATTGAGTTTCATAAATCGCAACAGTCGCGTGTCCTAGGGGGCCGGgcaaaatttatttattgcaattttttttttattttgccaaATTAAATTACCCCAACTAAGCCTGCGAGCATTCGTCGCCGTCATTTTTCATTGTTTGCGGCTGTCTGCCTCACTTTGTCATATGCAAATGTGGCTGTGCGATTTTTGCACATTTGATATTCGGTTTTTTTCCACATACGGTCGCCATATTTTTACATTAGCGCCGAATCAAAAGCTTTAAGGTTTTAACATTCGGTCGCCGGGATTTGCATAAATCTTCGTTGGCTTTCGCATGTTATTTTTAGGCTGAATTATGAAAAAAGACAGGGGTATCATGGAGAAAATTTGGATTCTAAGGAAAGTAAATCATGTTGCAATGTAGGGAAAGTTGTCTGCATTACATCGATGGACTTGATCCATTTCTAAAAACAGGAATTTTTAATCTTTCCAACTGGGTCACGGttggaaaatataattatgaattaaTGCTTAAGCAATGGAAACTTTAGAGGTAGGGGCCCGTAACTTATTACTTCACTTTGGACTACTTTAAACTAAGGAATTCCCCGGGCTCATGAAGAAACTTCCCCAAAAATTCCCCACGCTTCCTAAGTACTGTCTAAATTATGCACAAGTTCCGCAAAGTCTAAAGTCCAACTTAAAGTGACTTAATAAGCATTCAGAGGCGCCTCATCccctaaaaaaataatatcacCACCTGTCCTACCAACTAGtagaaaaaatactaaaacgCTCGAGAGTTGTGGCCCAgtaatttatgcaaataaCTGGACTGTAATGCTAATTTAAACGTAAACAACGAACGTGTTTTAGGTTGGTTATATGTAACATATGCTTGGCAGATCAGCTGACTGCCTGCGAACTAGTTAAGCTGGAAAATTATTATCAAACCGAAGATGATGACTAAACTGTTGCTAAGCTGAAGAACCCATAGATTCAGACGTCATAATTCCCACCCTGAGAGATCACAGATTTTTCGGTATCACAGTTGGCTGATTCGGAAGCATTAAAAGACAATCTGTTACATCGAAAGTGCACAAATCATCGCCAGCCACAGAGTTTTATGCcccaaaacatttttattattccactaaATTAAACGTTCAGTGAGAATTGAGTTATATAACTGAGGGGTGGGTGCTTTTCCAGGGGTCGAGCCAGATATTGTGTGTGTCCTTGTGAGCGATGCGTCGACAGTCATTAAATTATCACACATTTAACTTCAAAAACAATTCAAAAGTAGACCCCAGAACAAAAGGCAACCCTCGACCCCCGAAACCTTCGGTTATACACCCCCCTTTTTCACCACCCAGCCCTCCTTAGATTTCTTGGGAACTTGACTTTCACCCCCGCCAAAAGTGTTTTTGTGGCCCTGCCGCATTACAAGCTGAAAACATGGTTATTACATCAGTAAATTGCAGACGGATGAAAACGGGAGTTATGAAAGGGGGTTCAAGGGGTCCAAGGGGTCAGAGGGTTACTTGTGGGCGTTGCAAAATGGGCGATGGATGGATGCTGTCTTGTGATGATTATGACAGCATGACGACTTATCTGAAACGACCTATTTGCCACCCCCTCAAGCCAGCTATTATGTCtaatttagtttttgtttctgtttttgcAATATGTCGACCATTAGCAGGGGGTGGGGGATGGGAGGACTGGGATGATTGCCCATGACGCGGCAATAAGTGACGATAAATCATAAACGAAACATCAAATCCAGCACTTGACCCCAAAAGGACTTCCCGTTGCTTCAAAATGGACAGCAATCTTGGCACTCTCGCAtccttaatatttttaaagaaagtaaGTAATATGTTCAGTATTAGACTGATCCAAAACCCTTGGAAAATTCACTTAAGTCGCCATGTCCTGGTCACGTGTCCTGAACTTTgttgcaaattaattaattgccAAGAAGATGAAGACGGCAACGGAGGAAGATTGATTAAGAGACAGCCACGATAACCCTTCAATGCGGCTGTCAACTTATCTATCACGCCAACATCCAAAAAGGTACCACCCACCTCTTTTCATTCAATCCATAAAcagggaaaaataaaaagtacctgcatttttataatataacaaaaaatataataattgaGGAATGAATAAGGACAATcatttatctgtttattttCTGTCTTTATTTTGACCCATAATATTGAAAAGATTTTATAAGTCCCTTTTCTGGCACAACATAAGTACTTTATTCCTCTATTCATTCACTGTAAAAACGGAGAAAAGCCTTTTCATAAAGAAAACAAGTTATACTTTAGTAATGAATAAGGAAAATAATTTTCCTTTTTCCTACTTTTCCAGTTAAATTCCGAGTCAAAGTCTTTGAGTTAAAAatctataaataatatttttctccgTGTATCGCCCTTTCCCCAAATTTTTCTCTGACTATTTCGTTCTGATGATTTATCGACATTTCTGCGGAAATCGCTGTGCCAAAAGCCAAAACGAAATGAAACGTTTTCCGAGGCAGACAAGAGAGAGTTTTCGAGGGGTTTCGGAAAAGCGGCGGAGAGAGGTGGGAAAATTGCAGGGGATCAGACTTCAGGTTCGTCCATGTTCTTGGAGCGGAAACGCAATCGGCGCActgccaaaaataaattgattacTGTCACGGAAATAGCTACAACCTACAACACACATATTCCGTGGGGCATGGGGGCTGCCTCAACTTTGTTTGTTAATCGATTTATTCGAAAAAGCACGAAGACGCGACTTACTCGAAAATGTCTTAGTAAGCGGCTTGAATCACAGTGGTTATTCAGGGGCTGTCTTCGTTTGGCGTCAGTTTTATAGATCACGTGACATGGCAATAAATAGTTTGACCTGTCAATTAAAGACACCTGTAAGGTAGGAAAATCGTTGCACAACTTGGAAGGGAAAAGTCTTTGAAACTTTAGGTGATGAGAAGACAGGCACGCACGCAATGTTCACGCTTTCAATTTGTGCGAGAACTTGTGAGATACTTTTTCTGATATAGTTATTGGATTAAGCAGTCGATTGGTTTTACCACCATTGATAACGATAATATGATTAGACATGTGATTAAAGCTATTTAAGAGGTGATTAGAAATATGTTTAGTCATTAGGTTTGATGATTTACATTTCTTTAAATAGCTATGACTAAAATTGCTCACGGACCTTTGTTCTTTCTAGCCAAAATGCTCTCCCCTCTTACTCAGAACCAAATGTGCATAAATTTCTTAACAAAACTTAAGcttatttataattttcccTTTTAACTATCTGACGGTAAAGTTTTCCTTTAATGCCCAGACAAACCCCTATCTCAAACCCTTTTTTCTTCAAAAAAGAGGACATAGCGATTGATTGCTGGTAACAAATGTATTAGAAACTTTCTCTGTATAATTTCCGCATTTGCAAAGAAAAACGGACACGGTTATATGGATACTTCACTTTAAATTGCACTTCCGTgcgaaaaattgtttatcgAAAACTTTCGTTTGGATTTCCAGCCACCTTTTAACCACCTACCCTGGAGTTTCATTTTCAGACAATGCGAATAGAACGACGTTCGCTGAAAATCCCCTTTCAGCCCCGCCCCATTTTCGCAGTGGCGTGTCGGATAAAGTTTGCACCTATTGTCATTTTATTGATTTGTTATAAATTTCACACACTACACACACGCTTATCTTTTCATGCGCTTCTATTAAATGTAAATGACTGGAAAATGCCATATGCCCCGCCCACAATTTGAAACGGACACGCGCCGCCCCCACGGACAACCCTTTTTTGCAGCTTATCTGCGAATTTTCAATAAGATTTCCTATCATTTTAAATTCCATTTTATTGCCAGTGCGAAATAAATGACCGGGTTAGAGAGCGGGAAAAGTGGGAAAGTCGAAAGCTTAAATGTCTGGACgttaaaataaattgatacCGGGTAAAGAGTCTTTTTTCAGCAAAAAAGATTTTCAAGTGCGATTTACCCGCCCGCTTCCCTGATGCTTATCGATTTGGCAACACCTTGAGGAAAATTGGTAAGTGAGTGGAAACAGCTGCGGATGCTGCCCGGAAAAATTGGGAACGTCTCGAGATTTTCTCGCTCATTCACACTTGATTTGATAATCTGTCGTAAATTGAAACTTTTCACTTGTGGAAACGCTCACAATTAAGTCACACTTTTAATGACGTGACGCAAATATTAAAACGGAAAACACTGCCTGTGGAAAACCCAACCCCCTTTAGATTTTCCACCCCCCTTGCAGCTGTTGACAGCGTCCAGTAGCTGactttgttttttgttgtgaCTGCTGCGCTAATTAGCCGAGACGTGAAAATTTTTGCTTATTATTTTCCCTAAATTTTAACGACCTTCCTTCAAACGGAACTTCAACTGAGCCCATTTGCTAGATATTTTATATGGTGCAACATTTTGAAATTAGTATCTTGAGAATTACGGTTATTGTCAAAGTGAATTTTAATTAGTAAATTCCAAGTTCCGAGTGAGAACAGCAAGTGACGAGGTCCGGAATAAACAGAGCATGTCGAATCTCTGATGGCTTTCGGAGTTTGAAGATTGTCCGTAAAGTATGGCAGCAGATTATTATTAGCTGATGGTTATTAAAAAGAATTTGTGACACTTTATTATTAACCTAGcttaattaaataaagttaaatgAGGGGAGGCCCAATATTTAAAACCTTTATTGTTAGAAAAAcctctaaaagtatgctatgaaaaaatatatctGTAGACATGATCGGTAATTTTACAGATACGTAGATAACATATTCCTTACATGTAGATATTAATAGCACAGATGTTGCCTTGATCTTCTAATTCCCAAAATGTCTTTTTATATCACAAAAGTAGTTATGAGAtataagatatattttttacattataatttatatattatttaagcGTTGAATAAATATCTTagtaaattattattaattacttcaacttataaattcaaaattatttgaatATCGGATTAAAATAGGTGTgagtatatttatttaaaaggtATTATTATATTAGATATTATCTTAGCGTTGAATAATATCTTA is a genomic window of Drosophila suzukii chromosome 2L, CBGP_Dsuzu_IsoJpt1.0, whole genome shotgun sequence containing:
- the LOC108007327 gene encoding cysteine proteinase 4, with the translated sequence MVYTERTDKCLSSNTKDNQSSKSQSHSKTTSGSGSGSGSGSGSWSSQASSAEKWKYNNMVNNDRQQFNGMHFS
- the LOC108007335 gene encoding uncharacterized protein; its protein translation is MPKISHTDSKQKLLKQARLGKNLASKKGSRTGNSANNKELKVLTLLQTVP
- the LOC108009399 gene encoding uncharacterized protein encodes the protein MKTPDTKAKLLNNISLSKHLSSKKGGSRTSNCGNCLEFSVLTRLSSVP
- the LOC108009394 gene encoding uncharacterized protein, with protein sequence MVHQTRTPSKAIPAKHLSPMRTVEGLGGKYAVSSSPADSFLRSSRLTVQSNYQQSAAFKYNQMVTNNREQFNNLHFC